In the Neochlamydia sp. AcF84 genome, one interval contains:
- a CDS encoding F-box protein yields the protein MDLRPWRLITEAPPSIKTIPEELIVHIFSFLSPKELVNAQQVCKRWKRIGDEETLWKRHHQQHFKDEPLHISFCPKKPRSFRNSYLFYNRSESIRREVKLEAAALRAHPDYNERSFSELLLLMNQSQSFNHQKSLRL from the coding sequence ATAGATCTGCGCCCTTGGCGTCTTATTACTGAGGCCCCTCCCTCAATAAAAACGATACCAGAAGAATTGATTGTGCATATTTTTTCTTTTCTCTCCCCCAAAGAGCTTGTGAATGCTCAGCAAGTATGTAAACGCTGGAAAAGAATAGGAGATGAAGAGACATTGTGGAAAAGACATCATCAACAGCATTTCAAAGACGAACCCTTACATATTAGCTTTTGTCCAAAAAAACCTCGATCTTTTAGGAATAGTTATCTTTTTTATAACCGGAGCGAATCAATAAGACGGGAAGTTAAGCTAGAGGCTGCCGCTTTGCGCGCCCATCCCGATTATAATGAAAGAAGTTTTTCCGAGCTGCTATTATTGATGAATCAAAGTCAAAGCTTTAATCATCAAAAGAGCTTAAGGTTGTAA
- a CDS encoding F-box protein, with product MGCFFFNFNPFNCIDLRPWCLITEAPPSIKTIPEELIVHIFSFLSPKELVNAQQVCKHWKRIGNEEALWKRHHQQQFKDKPLHISFYPKVLRSFRNSYLVYSRFELIDRKVKLEIAALRASPSYNPIFSERLLWMNQSQSFNH from the coding sequence ATGGGATGCTTTTTTTTTAACTTTAATCCTTTTAATTGCATAGATCTGCGCCCTTGGTGTCTTATTACTGAGGCCCCTCCCTCAATAAAAACGATCCCAGAAGAATTGATTGTGCATATTTTTTCTTTTCTTTCCCCCAAAGAGCTTGTGAATGCTCAGCAAGTATGTAAACACTGGAAAAGAATAGGAAATGAAGAGGCATTGTGGAAAAGACATCATCAACAGCAGTTCAAAGACAAACCCTTACATATTAGCTTTTATCCAAAAGTACTCCGGTCTTTTAGAAATAGTTATCTTGTTTACAGCCGGTTCGAATTAATAGACCGGAAAGTTAAGCTAGAGATTGCCGCTTTGCGCGCCTCTCCCTCATATAATCCAATTTTTTCCGAGAGGCTGTTATGGATGAATCAAAGTCAAAGCTTTAATCATTAA
- a CDS encoding F-box protein, translated as MGCFFFNFNPFNCINLHSWRLITEAPPSIKTIPEELIVHIFSFLSPKELVNAQQVCKHWKKIGDEETLWKRHHQQHFKGKPLYISFYPRVVRSFRNSYLVYSRSESIRREVKLEIAALRASPSYNPIFSERLLWMNQSQSLNH; from the coding sequence GCTTTTTTTTTAATTTTAATCCTTTTAATTGTATAAATCTGCACTCTTGGCGTCTTATTACTGAGGCCCCTCCCTCAATAAAAACGATCCCAGAAGAATTGATTGTGCATATTTTTTCTTTTCTTTCCCCCAAAGAGCTTGTGAATGCTCAGCAAGTATGTAAACACTGGAAAAAAATAGGAGATGAAGAGACCCTGTGGAAAAGACATCATCAACAGCATTTCAAAGGCAAACCTTTATATATTAGCTTTTATCCAAGAGTAGTTCGGTCTTTTAGGAATAGTTATCTTGTTTATAGTCGGAGCGAATCAATAAGACGGGAAGTTAAGCTAGAGATTGCCGCTTTGCGCGCCTCTCCCTCATATAATCCAATTTTTTCCGAGAGGCTGTTATGGATGAATCAAAGTCAAAGCTTGAATCATTAA